Proteins encoded by one window of Deinococcus radiodurans R1 = ATCC 13939 = DSM 20539:
- the carA gene encoding glutamine-hydrolyzing carbamoyl-phosphate synthase small subunit — protein sequence MIRKERAILALEDGTVYRGYAFGYRGETVGEVVFNTSMTGYQEIMTDPSYNGQIVTITYPHVGNYGVAIYDMESNKPYVRGFISREFSGEYSNYRAQQSLEAFMQQYGVVSIQGIDTRALVRRLRSGGVVKGVIAHRSFTHPEDPYGEFTPAEEQIYVQRARDHQDIDGFDMTKEVTTALPYAFPTLRQGKRVVLMDFGIKHTIIERLAEVGIEPIVVPAHTTPAQIMALQPHGLFLSNGPGDPAPLEYAHKTAWEMMGLLPTFGICLGHQILGLAAGGQTFKMKFGHRGGNQPVKNLLTGNVEITSQNHGYAVDLDSIPNGAFVATHVNLNDGTLEGMAHSRYPVFSVQYHPEASPGPHDSRYLFDRFIEEIDAFDGGNGTPIIKANPGRLGV from the coding sequence ATGATTCGCAAAGAACGCGCCATTCTGGCTCTGGAAGACGGCACCGTGTACCGTGGCTACGCTTTTGGGTACCGCGGCGAGACCGTCGGTGAAGTGGTGTTCAACACCTCCATGACCGGCTACCAGGAAATCATGACCGATCCCTCGTACAACGGGCAGATCGTGACCATCACTTACCCGCACGTCGGCAACTACGGCGTCGCCATCTACGACATGGAGAGCAACAAGCCGTATGTGCGCGGCTTCATCTCGCGCGAGTTCAGCGGCGAGTACTCCAACTACCGCGCCCAGCAGTCGCTCGAAGCGTTTATGCAGCAGTACGGCGTCGTGTCTATCCAGGGCATCGACACCCGCGCCCTGGTGCGGCGCCTGCGCTCGGGTGGTGTGGTCAAGGGCGTGATTGCCCACCGCAGCTTCACCCACCCCGAAGACCCCTACGGCGAGTTCACCCCCGCCGAGGAGCAGATCTACGTGCAGCGGGCGCGTGACCATCAGGACATCGACGGGTTTGATATGACCAAGGAAGTCACCACCGCGCTGCCCTACGCCTTCCCTACGCTGCGCCAGGGCAAGCGCGTGGTGCTGATGGATTTCGGCATCAAGCACACCATCATCGAGCGGCTGGCCGAAGTCGGCATCGAACCCATCGTGGTCCCGGCGCACACCACCCCGGCGCAGATCATGGCGCTGCAACCGCACGGCCTGTTCCTCAGCAACGGCCCCGGCGACCCCGCCCCGCTGGAATACGCCCACAAGACTGCCTGGGAAATGATGGGACTGCTCCCCACCTTCGGCATCTGCCTGGGCCACCAGATTCTGGGCCTCGCGGCGGGCGGACAGACCTTCAAGATGAAGTTCGGGCACCGGGGCGGCAACCAGCCGGTCAAGAACCTGCTCACCGGCAATGTAGAGATCACCAGCCAGAACCACGGCTACGCTGTAGATCTAGACAGCATTCCCAACGGCGCTTTCGTCGCCACTCACGTGAACCTCAACGACGGGACGCTCGAAGGCATGGCCCACAGCCGTTATCCGGTGTTCAGTGTGCAGTACCACCCCGAGGCTTCGCCTGGTCCTCATGACAGCCGCTACCTTTTCGACCGCTTCATCGAGGAGATTGACGCCTTCGACGGAGGCAACGGTACCCCCATTATTAAGGCCAATCCTGGGCGTTTGGGGGTTTGA